A single Syngnathus acus chromosome 8, fSynAcu1.2, whole genome shotgun sequence DNA region contains:
- the LOC119126000 gene encoding phosphatidylcholine transfer protein, whose translation MSSLRFTDEDFAAAWKELDQPQLDGGWELFTETMGVNIYRLLEQETGLYEYKVFGSLADCEADLCADVYMDLAYRKHWDSYVKELVEKEIDGQAAIYWEVKYPFPLSNRDYVYVRERRLLDVDGRKIWVVLARSSPETPYPEKNGVLRVKDYKQTIVMEADGQAGTKVFMNYFDNPGGMIPSWLVNWAAKSGVPSFLTDMKKACAKYPLYCNNK comes from the exons ATGTCGTCGCTGCGCTTCACCGATGAAGACTTCGCGGCGGCTTGGAAGGAGCTGGACCAGCCGCAGCTGGACGGAGGGTGGGAGCTTTTCACCGAGACCATGGGAGTCAACATTTACAGACTTCTCGAGCAG gaaacgGGTCTTTATGAGTACAAAGTGTTTGGCTCGCTGGCTGACTGCGAGGCGGATCTTTGCGCCGACGTCTACATGGACCTGGCCTACCGCAAGCACTGGGATTCCTACGTCAAAG AGCTGGTTGAGAAAGAGATTGACGGCCAGGCAGCCATCTACTGGGAGGTCAAGTACCCCTTCCCTCTGTCCAACCGAGAC TACGTCTACGTGAGGGAGCGCCGCCTGCTGGATGTGGACGGCAGGAAGATCTGGGTGGTCCTGGCCAGAAGCTCGCCCGAGACACCTTACCCGGAGAAGAACGGCGTGCTGAGGGTTAAAGACTACAAGCAGACCATCGTCATGGAGGCCGACGGCCAAGCCGGAACCAAAG TCTTCATGAATTACTTTGACAATCCTGGCGGGATGATTCCCAGCTGGTTGGTCAACTGGGCGGCCAAG AGCGGCGTTCCAAGCTTCCTCACTGACATGAAAAAGGCGTGCGCCAAGTATCCGCTCTACTGTaacaacaaatga
- the LOC119126198 gene encoding hepatic leukemia factor-like → MHAVCRFSLFAPSSLPSLPPPSLSPPVKAEQPPPSTSSPPPACLPACLPASSPRRQHPSQPAGRLSSFPSSASPPGPPQSEPAAGFRRPLEKMASRPLSVNAAFLPPTHGVLKSLLENPLKLPFHHEEGFGKDKDKEKNLEDESGDANPPQSAFLGPTLWDKTLPYDGDNFQLEYMDLEEFLSENGIPANTAHGDHHHQQQPPQVAPPPQAAPAPSVVDLSNRAATPVHSGVPPPPQQQTCLRSPNATGSRDTPSPIDPESIQVALSYEPDPADLALSSVPGQAVFDPRKHKFSPEELKPQPMIKKARKVFIPEDLKDNKYWARRRKNNVAAKRSRDARRLKENQIAIRAGFLEKENAALRLEVSDLRKELGRCKNIVAKYQARHGPL, encoded by the exons ATGCACGCCGTGTGCAGG TTTAGTTTATTTGCTCcctcctcccttccttccttgcctcctccctccctctctccgcCTGTCAAAGCCGAGCAGCCTCCGCCCTCCACCTCCAGTccgccgcctgcctgcctgcctgcctgcctgcctgccagctCGCCTCGACGCCAGCACCCCAGCCAGCCCGCCGGCCGCCTGAGCTCCTTTCCATCGTCCGCGAGTCCCCCCGGGCCGCCCCAGTCTGAGCCAGCAGCGGGATTTCGACGCCCCCTGGAGAAAATGGCCAGCAGACCTCTATCCGTCAACGCAGCTTTCCTGCCGCCGACTCACGGCGTGCTCAAGTCGCTGCTGGAGAACCCGCTCAAGCTGCCCTTCCACCACGAAGAAG GTTTCGGCAAGGACAAGGACAAGGAGAAGAACCTCGAGGATGAGAGCGGCGACGCCAACCCGCCGCAGTCGGCCTTCCTGGGGCCAACGCTTTGGGACAAGACGCTGCCCTACGATGGCGACAACTTCCAGCTGGAGTACATGGACCTGGAGGAGTTCCTGTCCGAGAACGGCATTCCCGCCAACACTGCGCACGGCGACCACCACcatcagcagcagccgccacaggtggccccgcccccccagGCCGCGCCAGCCCCCTCGGTGGTGGACCTGAGCAACCGCGCCGCCACCCCGGTGCACAGCGGCGTGCCACCACCACCGCAGCAACAGACGTGTTTGCGAAGCCCTAACGCCACAG GGTCACGCGACACCCCCAGCCCCATCGACCCCGAGTCCATCCAGGTGGCGCTGAGCTACGAGCCCGACCCGGCCGACCTGGCGCTGTCCAGCGTGCCGGGCCAAGCTGTCTTTGACCCGCGCAAGCACAAGTTCTCGCCCGAGGAGCTCAAGCCGCAGCCAATGATCAAGAAGGCCCGCAAGGTCTTCATACCCGAGGACCTCAAG GACAACAAGTACTGGGCACGGCGCAGAAAGAACAACGTGGCGGCCAAACGGTCGAGGGATGCGCGGCGGCTGAAGGAAAACCAGATCGCCATCCGGGCAGGCTTCCTGGAGAAGGAGAATGCCGCTCTGCGCCTGGAGGTGTCTGACCTGCGCAAGGAGCTCGGCCGCTGCAAGAACATCGTGGCCAAGTACCAGGCCCGGCACGGCCCCCTGTGA
- the mmd gene encoding monocyte to macrophage differentiation factor: MSDVTSDKTYACFDALFQPQDYGQQRHSEKCFPGQLDADMKKANSLYRFMNRRPSANCRYQPTCYEHAANCYTHAFLIAPALAGTALLHRLSADDWQRLTAWVYGLGLSALFLVSTVFHVVTWKRSHMREVEHCFHMCDRVVIYVFIAASYAPWLNLRELGPVACHMRWLVWLMAAGGTFYVFNYHEKYKLLELVSYLTMGFLPAAVVASMNTTEGLEELACGGLLYCVGVLFFKSDGVIPFAHAIWHVMVALAAAVHYYAIWRYLYRPGPDRYVHAS, encoded by the exons ATGTCAGATGTCACATCTGATAAGACATATGCTTGTTTTGACGCACTCTTTCAGCCTCAGGATTACGGCCAGCAAAGACATTCGGAGAAATGTTTCCCAG GACAACTAGACGCTGACATGAAAAAGGCGAACAGCTTATATAG ATTCATGAACAGACGACCTTCGGCTAACTGTCGCTATCAGCCCACCTGCTACGAGCATGCCGCTAACTGCTACACGCACGCA TTCCTGATTGCGCCGGCGCTGGCTGGCACGGCGCTGCTGCACCGGCTGTCGGCCGACGACTGGCAGCGCTTGACGGCGTGGGTCTATGGCCTGGGCCTAAGCGCCCTATTCCTCGTCTCCACCGTATTCCATGTGGTCACGTGGAAAAGGAGTCACATGAG GGAGGTGGAGCACTGTTTCCACATGTGCGACCGGGTGGTCATCTACGTCTTCATCGCTGCCTCTTACGCGCCCTG GTTGAACCTCCGCGAGCTGGGCCCCGTGGCGTGCCACATGCGCTGGCTGGTGTGGCTGATGGCAGCCGGGGGGACCTTCTATGTCTTCAACTACCACGAAAA GTACAAGCTGCTGGAGCTGGTGTCCTACCTGACCATGGGCTTCCTCCCGGCCGCCGTCGTCGCCTCCATG AACACAACGGAGGGTCTGGAGGAGCTGGCGTGCGGCGGCCTACTCTACTGCGTGGGCGTGCTCTTCTTCAAGAGCGACGGCGTCATTCCCTTTGCGCACGCCATCTGGCACGTGATGGTGGCGCTGGCGGCCGCCGTGCACTACTACGCCATCTGGAGGTATCTTTACCGACCTGGGCCCGACAGATATGTGCACGCCTCCTGA
- the tmem100a gene encoding transmembrane protein 100, with protein sequence MSSPSPSDCAMPEDGAQDAMKTPPSTEKSGSGGDGPATGASATVNIPLVNEVQLAAATGGAELSCYRCTVPFGVVVLIAGVVVTAVAYSFNSHGSTISYLGLVLLAAGLALLASSAVCWRLRLQRKKERRRESQTVLVTNQRRLFT encoded by the coding sequence ATGAGCAGCCCGAGCCCGTCGGACTGCGCCATGCCGGAAGATGGCGCTCAGGATGCCATGAAAACCCCGCCGAGCACGGAGAAAAGTGGCAGCGGAGGCGACGGGCCCGCCACCGGTGCCAGCGCGACGGTCAACATCCCCCTGGTCAACGAGGTCCAGCTGGCAGCGGCGACGGGTGGCGCCGAGCTGTCGTGCTACCGCTGCACGGTGCCGTTCGGCGTGGTGGTTCTGATTGCTGGCGTGGTGGTGACTGCGGTGGCGTACAGCTTCAACTCGCACGGCTCCACCATCTCCTACTTGGGCCTGGTGCTGCTGGCGGCCGGACTGGCGCTGCTGGCGTCCAGCGCCGTCTGCTGGCGGCTCCGCCTGCAACGAAAGAAGGAGCGGCGGCGTGAGAGCCAGACCGTGCTGGTGACCAATCAAAGGAGACTTTTCACCTGA